The Syntrophales bacterium genomic sequence CAAGAGCGGTTCGGGTTGACGTTTGAAGAAGCGGATCAGGTCAAAGCCGGGAAGATGGCCTTCGACGACGCTGCCCGGCGTGAGGTCATGGCCAGCCTCCTTTCCTTCGCCGAGCCCCTGATCCTGGAGATAGAACGATCCATTGAATATTTTCAGTCTTCTTATGGAGGCGCATCCATCAAGAAGATCATCCTTTCCGGCGGAGGAGCCAACCTGCCGGGATTAGCAGGAGAACTGTATCAGAGACTCAACATTGAAACCGAGATCGTCAATCCCTTTCGGAAGATCGGCATCAACAGGAAGAAGCTGGATCCGGACACCATGGATCGCATCGCCTCGATTGCCGCGGTAGGGGTGGGTCTCGCATTGAGGAGGATTGGCGACTAATGATCCGCATCAATCTGCTCCCATACGTTGAGAAGAAGAAAAAAGAAGACACAAAAGCGGAGTTGTTCGTCTATGCCGGAGTGATTCTCCTGTTTCTTGTCCTCCTGGGTTCCGTGGCTGCCTACATGATCATGACAACGAGCAGCCTTGAATCGGATATTGCAAATAATGAACAAAGACTTGCGGTTCTGAACAAAATTGTCGGCGAGGTGGAAACGTTCAAGGCCGATAAATTGTTGATGGAGAAAAAGCTTTCCATTATCCAGAAGCTGGAGGAGAACCGTCTTTATCCCGTGCGAATGCTGGACCAGTTTACATCCCTGGTTCCGGTAAAGGAGATTTGGCTCGAAAAGATTGCGGAAACAGGGACGAATCTGACCATCGAGGGAATGGCCGTGGACAGCATTGCCGTTGCCAGATTCATGAAAAGTCTTGAAACGGCCTCATTCATCAAGTCTGTCGATCTCGTCTCCTCCAGGCAAAAAGATCTTACCGGCCGCAAACTACAGCAATTTACCCTGAAGTGCATCACCAGAAGGAGCATGTGAGCCATGGCCCTGTCGTCCCTGGAGGATCTGAAGAAGTTGTCCATGCCGGCGAAGATCGGAATTCTTTGCGCGGTCCTTCTCCTGCTAGGGTATTTTTTCTGGTTCTTCTACCTGGAAGGCGCTCTGGAGAAGAAGAAGGGACTGGAAGAAAAAA encodes the following:
- a CDS encoding PilN domain-containing protein; protein product: MIRINLLPYVEKKKKEDTKAELFVYAGVILLFLVLLGSVAAYMIMTTSSLESDIANNEQRLAVLNKIVGEVETFKADKLLMEKKLSIIQKLEENRLYPVRMLDQFTSLVPVKEIWLEKIAETGTNLTIEGMAVDSIAVARFMKSLETASFIKSVDLVSSRQKDLTGRKLQQFTLKCITRRSM